In Lycorma delicatula isolate Av1 chromosome 10, ASM4794821v1, whole genome shotgun sequence, a genomic segment contains:
- the LOC142331222 gene encoding uncharacterized protein LOC142331222 isoform X1 — MVTSGIGTPRDLTVDMLTHDVYWVDVKLDNIQKVSFNGQNRQQKDLVQLKEEPLDVINDDIPKDPLAIEETNLVKSENLKVENDEESEISLNNEVSTPFNFNMKTNELQINDKHLHTVNTEEQIRFDPGHVTIDEEIIKGSTKKNYICNFCQKSFNFKSGLKRHLIIHSKEKNYVCNICLKSFNLSSTLKVHLNIHTKEKNYICDFCQKSFNFRSGLIRHLIIDSDDKNYVCNFCQKSFKQSSDLKMHLNIHTKEKNYVCNFCQKIFNCYSNLKVHINLHTKEKNHVCNLCQKSYNRKYDLERHFKTHKNEKNYVCNFCQKSFNENYTLKVHLNIHTKEDNFICNFCQKSFNCKNHLKRHLNIHSKEKSYICNFCQKSFNQSSTLKSHLNIHTKEREYVCNFCQKVFNHRSSLRLHINLHTKERNYVCKFCQKSFSRIYDLKKHINIHTKEKN, encoded by the exons ATGGTTACATCTGGTATTGGTACACCTCGTGATTTAACTGTTGATATGTTAACACATGATGTTTACTGGGTTGATGTAAAACTGGATAACATACAAAAAGTTTCATTCAATGGACAAAATAGAcag CAAAAAGATTTAGTACAACTTAAAGAGGAACCGCTTGATGTTATTAATGATGATATtccaaaagatcctttagcaattgaagagaccaatttagttaaatcagaaaatttaaaagttgaaaatgacgAG gaatctgagatctcatTGAATAATGAAGTTTCAACaccgtttaattttaatatgaaaacgaATGAACTTCAAATAAATGATAAGCATTTACACACGGTGAACACAGAAGAACAGATCAGATTTGATCCAGGTCAT gttACTATTGATGAAGAAATCATCAAGGGAAGtaccaagaaaaattatatttgtaacttttgtcaaaagtcatttaatttcaaaagcggtttaaagagacatcttattattcattcaaaagagaaaaattatgtttgtaacattTGTCTGAAGTCATTTAATCTAAGTTCTacattaaaagtacatttaaatattcatactaaggagaaaaattatatttgcgacttttgtcagaagtcattTAATTTCAGAAGCGGTTTAATCAGACATCTTATTATTGATTCAGatgacaaaaattatgtttgtaatttttgtcagaagtcttttaaacaaagttctgatttaaaaatgcatttaaatattcatactaaggagaaaaattatgtttgtaacttctgtcaaaagatttttaactgttattctaatttaaaggttcatattaatttacacaccaaagAGAAAAATCATGTTTGTAACCTCTGTCAAAAGTCATATAATCGTAAATATGATTTAGAGAGACATTTTAAGACTcataaaaacgagaaaaattatgtttgtaacttttgtcagaaatcttttaatgaaaattatactttaaaagtacatttaaatattcatactaaggaggataattttatttgtaacttttgtcaaaaatcatttaattgtaaaaaccatttaaagagacatcttaatatccattcaaaagaaaaaagttacatttgtaacttttgtcagaagtcctTTAATCAAAGTTCTACTTTGAAATCACATttgaatattcatacaaaagaaagagaatatgtttgtaatttctgccaaaaggtttttaatCATCGTTCAAGTTTAAggttgcatattaatttacacaccaaagagagaaattatgtatgtaaattttgtcaaaagtcttttagtcgcatctatgatttaaaaaaacacattaatatccacactaaagaaaaaaattaa